A stretch of Mesorhizobium sp. M2A.F.Ca.ET.046.03.2.1 DNA encodes these proteins:
- a CDS encoding thermonuclease family protein, translated as MSQAKPPSRPLLAPMLGGLGLLAGILLIAEGRRWLPPDPPPVTPAQDAGDLKPASQVPVQETRPGEPARKIAEDLIAPPPLDPSGIERIEPRPPLGELGLAPRPKTPMPRDWRETLLFGPVATSSAVFEAMGRMVAISGTIGMDPRRTCTFDNTAWPCGQRARAAFNAWLRGRALKCLLPPDADRFAIAAPCALGKQDVGAWLVSNGWALAAPTGIYGKAEAVAREARMGIFGPPQ; from the coding sequence GTGAGTCAGGCGAAACCGCCCAGCCGCCCGCTGCTGGCGCCGATGCTCGGTGGTCTCGGGCTGCTCGCCGGCATACTGCTGATCGCCGAGGGCAGGCGCTGGCTGCCGCCCGACCCGCCGCCGGTCACGCCGGCCCAAGATGCCGGCGACCTCAAGCCTGCCTCTCAGGTCCCGGTTCAAGAGACGCGGCCGGGCGAGCCGGCACGCAAGATCGCCGAGGATCTCATTGCGCCGCCGCCGCTCGACCCGTCAGGGATCGAGCGCATCGAGCCGCGCCCTCCGCTCGGCGAACTCGGGCTCGCGCCGCGACCGAAGACGCCGATGCCGCGGGATTGGCGCGAGACGCTGCTTTTCGGTCCGGTCGCGACCTCCTCGGCGGTCTTCGAGGCCATGGGACGCATGGTCGCCATCAGCGGCACGATCGGCATGGACCCCCGCAGGACATGCACGTTCGACAACACCGCCTGGCCCTGCGGCCAGCGGGCGCGGGCCGCCTTCAACGCCTGGCTCCGCGGCCGGGCGCTGAAATGCCTGCTGCCACCGGATGCCGACCGCTTCGCGATCGCCGCGCCCTGCGCGCTCGGCAAGCAGGATGTCGGCGCCTGGCTGGTCTCCAATGGCTGGGCGCTGGCCGCTCCCACCGGCATCTACGGCAAGGCGGAAGCGGTGGCGAGAGAAGCCAGGATGGGCATTTTCGGACCACCGCAATAG
- a CDS encoding GGDEF domain-containing protein, producing MTTKTPTAPAQTWKHLILLAVLGTAGCVALSLALNYLMLFSDSLTPFARGAVTAIIVPIVIGLPLFALTGWQQIEIRRYRQELTKSGTYDQLTGCLNGKVFTSMVDRRAARPAGPRSGAFLVIHPEHLASINLRFGLEWGDEALRLIASAIRSAVRKDDLIGRLGTSMFGVFLPGASDQDAKEIGERIRGAVGEIYFAPKGDKDVLAISVGGVVFEHELDFEDMYRFAEEGMAEAPDEAGLRLSHVTN from the coding sequence TTGACCACGAAAACACCGACCGCGCCGGCTCAAACGTGGAAGCACCTCATCTTGCTGGCCGTGCTTGGCACCGCCGGCTGCGTCGCCCTTTCGCTGGCGCTGAACTACCTGATGCTTTTCAGCGACAGCCTGACGCCGTTCGCCCGTGGGGCAGTCACGGCCATCATCGTGCCGATCGTCATCGGTCTGCCGCTGTTTGCCCTCACCGGCTGGCAACAGATCGAGATCCGCCGTTACCGGCAGGAACTCACCAAATCCGGCACTTACGACCAGCTGACCGGCTGCCTGAACGGCAAGGTGTTCACATCGATGGTCGACAGGAGAGCGGCGAGACCGGCCGGTCCGCGCTCCGGCGCGTTTCTCGTCATCCATCCGGAACATCTGGCGTCGATCAACCTGCGCTTCGGTCTGGAATGGGGCGACGAGGCCTTGCGCCTGATCGCATCGGCCATCCGATCCGCGGTGCGCAAGGACGATCTGATCGGCCGGCTCGGAACCTCGATGTTCGGCGTCTTCCTGCCGGGTGCGAGCGACCAGGACGCCAAGGAGATCGGCGAGCGTATTCGCGGCGCGGTCGGCGAAATCTATTTCGCGCCGAAAGGCGACAAGGACGTGCTTGCGATCAGCGTCGGGGGCGTCGTCTTCGAACATGAGCTCGATTTCGAGGACATGTACCGCTTCGCGGAGGAAGGCATGGCCGAGGCCCCCGACGAAGCCGGCCTGCGGCTGTCGCACGTCACCAACTGA